In a single window of the Flavivirga spongiicola genome:
- a CDS encoding VOC family protein, whose amino-acid sequence MTLGAFSISLSVKNINVSKVFYENLGFKVFAGDIERNYLIMKNGNALIGLFQGMFENNILTFNPGWDENANKLDAFTDVRDIQKHLKNKEVKLENEADESSVGPASIVLKDPDGNAILIDQHV is encoded by the coding sequence ATGACATTAGGAGCATTTTCGATAAGTTTAAGCGTTAAAAACATTAACGTTTCGAAAGTATTTTATGAAAATCTAGGTTTTAAGGTTTTCGCAGGCGATATAGAAAGAAATTATCTCATTATGAAAAATGGAAACGCCTTAATAGGACTTTTTCAAGGGATGTTTGAGAATAATATTTTAACCTTCAATCCTGGTTGGGATGAAAACGCAAATAAATTAGATGCTTTTACAGATGTTCGGGATATTCAAAAGCATTTAAAAAATAAAGAAGTCAAACTTGAAAACGAAGCAGACGAGAGTTCTGTCGGTCCGGCAAGCATCGTTTTAAAAGACCCCGATGGCAATGCCATTCTTATCGATCAACACGTTTAA
- a CDS encoding DUF4199 domain-containing protein: MQGTIKKFGGYAALVGGLIFIGGHFLDWNVDFGTLEILGYASIFASLSFVFFGIKHFRDQINNGVISFKKALFIGLAISAISGIVIGLLDVVYVTMINPDFVVEYKVYALEGMKNTLSATEFELEKATLEEQMKLFESPVFAGLIMFTIVFAIGIIVSLLSSLILQRKN, translated from the coding sequence ATGCAAGGCACAATTAAAAAGTTTGGTGGTTACGCAGCCTTAGTTGGAGGACTCATCTTTATTGGAGGACACTTTTTGGATTGGAATGTTGATTTTGGAACTTTAGAAATTCTTGGTTATGCATCTATTTTTGCATCACTATCTTTTGTGTTCTTTGGAATAAAACATTTTAGGGACCAAATAAATAATGGAGTGATATCATTTAAAAAAGCCTTATTTATTGGTTTGGCAATTTCAGCAATTTCAGGTATTGTGATAGGACTTTTGGATGTTGTTTATGTTACCATGATAAATCCGGATTTTGTTGTTGAATATAAAGTATATGCTTTAGAAGGTATGAAGAATACCTTGTCGGCAACTGAATTTGAATTAGAGAAAGCAACATTGGAAGAACAAATGAAATTATTTGAAAGCCCAGTATTTGCCGGATTAATTATGTTCACAATAGTATTCGCCATTGGAATAATTGTATCTTTATTATCATCCTTAATTTTACAGCGTAAAAACTAA
- a CDS encoding DUF1801 domain-containing protein encodes MQSKATSPQQYLDELPEDRKEPIHKLRQQILDNLPEGIEEQMNYGMLGYVIPHAVYPDGYHCDPKLPLPFMNLASQKNFVAVYSMVLYAKKEVMDWFTSEYTKQCKYKLDMGKSCIRFKRMHDIPFELIGELASKVSADEWIDIYEKAVKNRK; translated from the coding sequence ATGCAATCAAAAGCTACCTCACCACAACAGTATTTAGATGAATTACCAGAAGACAGAAAGGAGCCAATTCATAAATTAAGGCAGCAAATTTTAGATAATCTACCAGAAGGTATCGAAGAACAGATGAATTACGGCATGTTAGGTTATGTTATACCGCATGCTGTCTATCCGGATGGCTATCATTGTGACCCGAAATTACCTTTGCCGTTTATGAATTTGGCTTCTCAAAAGAATTTTGTAGCTGTATATAGTATGGTGCTTTATGCTAAAAAAGAAGTTATGGATTGGTTTACTTCAGAATACACTAAGCAGTGTAAGTATAAGTTAGATATGGGGAAAAGTTGTATTCGCTTTAAAAGAATGCATGATATTCCTTTTGAATTAATAGGAGAGCTTGCCTCAAAGGTTAGTGCAGATGAGTGGATCGATATTTATGAAAAAGCTGTAAAAAATAGAAAGTAA
- a CDS encoding VOC family protein, whose protein sequence is MKKRVTGIGGLFFKTKNPKASKDWYKKHLGFNTDDYGCTFWWKDKEGSDCSTQWSPFSEDTKYYEPSKKDFMFNYRVENLLELLKVLKEEGVTIVGEVETYEYGKFGWILDNEGNKIELWEPIDKAFL, encoded by the coding sequence ATGAAAAAACGCGTAACAGGAATAGGTGGATTATTTTTTAAAACGAAAAACCCAAAAGCATCGAAAGATTGGTACAAAAAACATTTAGGGTTTAATACCGATGATTACGGGTGTACCTTTTGGTGGAAAGACAAAGAAGGTAGTGATTGCTCTACACAATGGAGTCCGTTTTCGGAAGATACCAAATATTACGAACCGTCTAAAAAAGACTTCATGTTTAATTATCGTGTAGAAAATTTACTTGAATTGCTTAAAGTTTTAAAAGAAGAAGGCGTTACTATTGTTGGAGAAGTAGAAACGTATGAATACGGAAAATTTGGTTGGATTTTAGATAATGAAGGAAACAAAATTGAACTTTGGGAACCAATAGATAAAGCCTTTTTGTAA
- a CDS encoding sulfite exporter TauE/SafE family protein has protein sequence MTYLEILESYNLTALQWTAICFAVFLLGLSKAGIKGIGILIVVILAFVFGEKASTGVLLPMLIVADIFAVIYYNRHAQWAYIKKLMPWMIIGVLVGVWVGNDISEVLFKRIMAVIIIASVLIMFYTENRTSKDIPKNKFFSSGAGFLAGFTTMVGNLAGPISNIYFLAMRLPKNEFIGTAAWLFFIINVFKLPFHFFVWKTVTKETLVLNTVLIPSIIIGFFVGVAIVKLISNINYRRFILIITALGGLVMLFR, from the coding sequence TTGACTTATTTAGAAATACTAGAATCATACAATTTAACTGCATTGCAATGGACGGCCATTTGTTTTGCGGTTTTTTTATTGGGATTATCCAAGGCAGGAATTAAAGGGATAGGGATTTTAATAGTGGTCATACTAGCCTTTGTTTTTGGAGAGAAGGCCTCAACAGGTGTTTTGCTTCCCATGCTAATCGTAGCCGATATTTTTGCAGTAATATATTATAACAGACATGCGCAATGGGCGTATATAAAGAAATTAATGCCGTGGATGATTATAGGTGTTTTAGTAGGTGTTTGGGTTGGTAATGATATTTCTGAAGTACTATTTAAAAGAATCATGGCTGTTATTATAATTGCTTCCGTCCTCATTATGTTTTATACAGAAAACAGAACGTCTAAAGACATACCAAAAAACAAGTTTTTTTCTAGTGGTGCTGGGTTTTTAGCAGGATTTACAACTATGGTTGGTAATTTAGCAGGACCAATTTCTAATATTTATTTTTTGGCGATGCGTTTACCTAAAAATGAGTTTATAGGAACTGCCGCATGGTTATTTTTTATTATTAATGTATTTAAACTACCCTTTCATTTTTTTGTTTGGAAAACGGTTACCAAAGAAACGCTTGTTTTAAATACTGTTTTAATCCCATCTATAATCATTGGTTTTTTTGTTGGAGTAGCCATTGTAAAATTGATTTCGAATATAAATTATAGACGTTTTATCTTAATTATTACAGCTCTTGGAGGGCTTGTTATGCTATTTAGATAA
- a CDS encoding TM2 domain-containing protein translates to MSDEKNLSDDLNDMLGDAKEGAKKAADKAGEFAEEAKEKAKETFEDVKESASEFAEGAKETFDSVSGDNKKVLAGVLAIILGPLGIHKFILGYNKEGIIMLVVTFVLGFITCGLGAGLTGLVGLIEGIIYLTKSDEEFYNTYQVGQKPWF, encoded by the coding sequence ATGTCTGACGAAAAGAATTTAAGCGATGATCTAAACGATATGTTGGGTGATGCTAAAGAAGGTGCAAAAAAAGCTGCAGACAAAGCAGGGGAATTTGCAGAAGAAGCCAAAGAAAAAGCAAAAGAAACATTCGAAGATGTTAAAGAATCTGCTTCGGAGTTTGCCGAGGGCGCTAAAGAAACATTTGATAGTGTAAGTGGAGATAATAAAAAAGTATTAGCAGGTGTTTTAGCTATTATATTAGGTCCTTTAGGAATACATAAATTTATTTTAGGATATAATAAAGAAGGGATTATTATGCTGGTGGTTACTTTTGTTCTTGGGTTTATTACTTGCGGTTTAGGAGCTGGATTAACAGGCCTTGTTGGATTAATAGAAGGTATTATATATCTAACTAAATCTGATGAAGAGTTTTATAACACTTATCAAGTGGGACAAAAGCCTTGGTTTTAA
- a CDS encoding DUF805 domain-containing protein, which yields MNWYLQVLKQYATFSGRSRRKEYWMFFLFNMIISYGIIFIAIGLEMPSLSIVSTIYSFAVLIPALAVGVRRMHDAGKSGWFLLIPIYNLILACTDSEAGSNKWGPNPKSDAEEIDQIGQE from the coding sequence ATGAATTGGTACCTACAAGTATTAAAACAGTATGCAACGTTTTCTGGAAGATCCAGAAGAAAAGAATATTGGATGTTTTTCTTATTCAATATGATTATTTCATACGGAATTATCTTTATCGCAATCGGATTGGAAATGCCTTCCTTATCTATTGTAAGCACTATTTATTCTTTCGCAGTTTTAATTCCTGCATTAGCTGTAGGCGTGAGAAGAATGCATGATGCTGGTAAAAGCGGGTGGTTTTTACTTATTCCTATTTACAATTTAATTTTAGCTTGCACAGACAGTGAGGCCGGATCTAACAAATGGGGACCAAATCCGAAGTCTGATGCTGAGGAAATAGACCAAATTGGTCAAGAATAA
- a CDS encoding ArsR/SmtB family transcription factor codes for MGITKTQMFSEKQNDLAQFFKVLGHPARVAILQYISNQNACICNDLVEEIGLAQATISQHLKELKSIGLLNGEVEGKSMCYCINVERWTAIQDQLNSFFNTTKSNCC; via the coding sequence ATGGGAATTACCAAAACTCAAATGTTTTCCGAAAAGCAAAACGACTTGGCTCAGTTTTTTAAAGTCTTGGGACATCCTGCCAGAGTAGCTATTTTACAATACATCAGTAATCAAAACGCTTGTATTTGTAACGATTTAGTTGAGGAAATAGGGTTAGCACAGGCTACCATTTCTCAACATTTAAAGGAGCTTAAAAGCATAGGACTGTTAAATGGTGAAGTGGAAGGTAAAAGTATGTGCTATTGTATTAATGTTGAGCGATGGACTGCCATTCAAGATCAATTGAATTCATTTTTTAACACAACAAAATCAAATTGTTGTTAA